Within the Flavobacterium sp. CG_23.5 genome, the region ATTTTAGAACTCCGTATTTTTATTATAATCTTCCTTTTTATTCATTTTCAGTGAGACTGCGATTCCTAATAGTAGCGAAATGGCAATAAAAGCCAGTGATACCCATTCCGGCAATTCGATAAAATCATGGAGTAACATTTTGAGACCTACAAAACTTAAAATAGCGATTAGGCTGTATTCTAAATAGCTGAATCGTTCCAGCATATTCGCTAAAAAGAAATACATGGAACGCAAACCTAAAATCGCAAAAATATTAGAACTAAAAACTATAAAAGGATCTTTAGTTATTGCTAAAATAGCGGGAACACTATCAAGAGCAAATACAACATCCATTACTTCGATAACTACTAACGCGACAAAAAGGGGAGTAGCAGCAGTAATATGGCGTCTTTTTACAAAGAAATGTTCTTTGTCGATATGATTAGAAATCGCCATAACTTTCTTTAGACTTTTAAAAACGAAAGATTTTTTAGGTTCAAATTTTTCGTCTTCTTTGTCAAATAGCATTCTCATCGCGGTATAAATTAAGAACGCACCAAAAACATAAGCGGTCCAAGCAAATTTATTAATCAGCAACACACCAAAATAAATCATTGCGCCTCTAAAAACGACTGCTCCCAATATGCCCCAAAACAAAACCCTGTGCTGGTATTTTTTTGGAATTTTAAAAGAGGAAAAAATAACAGCGATAACAAATATATTATCGACACTCAATGATAATTCAATCAAATAACCGGTAATGAATTTTATAGATGCTGCGGCAGGTCTTAAATGATCTGGATTAGCAACATAATTATTTTTGTAAAGCCAGTAAATAACTCCCGAAAACATAAAGGATAATGCCACCCAAACAGCAGTCCATTTTCCTGCTTCTTTGGAACTGATAATATGCGGCGTTTTATTAAAAACGCCCAAATCGAGTGCAAGAAATAATACAATAGCGAGTAAGAATAAAATCCAGAC harbors:
- a CDS encoding TerC family protein, which gives rise to MIVWILFLLAIVLFLALDLGVFNKTPHIISSKEAGKWTAVWVALSFMFSGVIYWLYKNNYVANPDHLRPAAASIKFITGYLIELSLSVDNIFVIAVIFSSFKIPKKYQHRVLFWGILGAVVFRGAMIYFGVLLINKFAWTAYVFGAFLIYTAMRMLFDKEDEKFEPKKSFVFKSLKKVMAISNHIDKEHFFVKRRHITAATPLFVALVVIEVMDVVFALDSVPAILAITKDPFIVFSSNIFAILGLRSMYFFLANMLERFSYLEYSLIAILSFVGLKMLLHDFIELPEWVSLAFIAISLLLGIAVSLKMNKKEDYNKNTEF